A stretch of Ipomoea triloba cultivar NCNSP0323 chromosome 11, ASM357664v1 DNA encodes these proteins:
- the LOC115996108 gene encoding protein HEADING DATE 3A-like, with product MRRGIVDPLVMGRVIGDVVDPFTRSVELRVIYNNEVDIRNGCEMRPSQLINPPRVEIGGHDLRTFYTLVMVDPDAPSPTSPTLREYLHWLVTDIPGTTGASFGNEAIFYEPPRPSMGIHRFVFVLFRQLGRQTVYAPHWRQNFNTRNFAELYNLGLPVAVTYFNGQREGGTGGRSPAEPWAADYPGPSR from the exons ATGCGAAGGGGAATTGTAGACCCTCTGGTGATGGGGCGCGTGATCGGAGACGTTGTGGATCCGTTCACTCGGTCCGTTGAGCTTAGGGTGATTTACAACAACGAGGTGGATATCAGGAATGGGTGTGAGATGAGGCCTTCTCAGCTCATCAACCCACCTAGGGTTGAAATCGGCGGACACGATCTCCGTACTTTCTACACTCTG GTTATGGTGGATCCTGATGCTCCAAGCCCAACCTCTCCAACCCTCAGGGAATACCTCCACTG GTTGGTGACTGATATACCAGGAACTACAGGAGCAAGCTTCG GCAATGAAGCGATATTCTACGAGCCTCCGAGGCCGTCAATGGGAATCCACCGTTTTGTGTTTGTGCTTTTCCGGCAACTTGGCCGGCAAACCGTTTATGCACCGCATTGGCGCCAAAATTTCAACACTCGAAACTTTGCTGAGCTTTACAATCTTGGTTTGCCAGTGGCCGTCACTTACTTTAACGGCCAAAGGGAGGGTGGCACCGGCGGTCGATCTCCGGCAGAGCCCTGGGCAGCCGATTACCCTGGTCCTTCCCGTTAA
- the LOC115996499 gene encoding stearoyl-[acyl-carrier-protein] 9-desaturase, chloroplastic, whose translation MALKLNWAAANVESTIKTKMRASPSFTSLRSYRVSMASTLHPPTNTSLETENFKKPFSPPREVHVQVKHSMSPEKREIFDSLQNWAEQNLLVHLKPVEKCWQPSDFLPDPSSEGFDEQVKDLRERCKELPDDYFVVLVGDMITEEALPTYQTMLNTLDGVRDETGASLTPWAIWTRAWTAEENRHGDLLNKYLYLSGRVDMKQIEKTIQYLIGSGMDPRTENNPYLGFIYTSFQERATFISHGNTARHAKEHGDLKLAQICGIIASDEKRHETAYTKIVEKLFEVDPNGTVLALADMMRKKISMPAHLMYDGRDDNLFEHFSAVAQRLGVYTAKDYADILEFLVGRWEVEKMTGLSGEGCKAQDYVCGLAPRIRRLEERAQARAKQRNDVPFSWVFGREIKL comes from the exons ATGGCTCTGAAACTGAACTGGGCGGCTGCAAATGTGGAATCCACCATTAAAACGAAAATGCGTGCTTCTCCTTCATTTACTAGTCTCAGATCTTACAGAGTTTCTATGGCTTCCACTCTCCATCCTCCCACCAACACTTCTCT GGAAACTGAGAACTTCAAGAAGCCTTTCAGTCCTCCaagagaggtacatgttcaagTTAAACACTCAATGTCACCGGAAAAGAGGGAAATTTTTGATTCCTTGCAGAACTGGGCTGAACAAAATCTCTTGGTCCATTTGAAGCCTGTTGAGAAATGCTGGCAGCCAAGTGATTTTCTGCCAGATCCTTCCTCAGAAGGATTTGATGAACAGGTGAAAGATCTGAGGGAAAGGTGCAAGGAATTGCCTGATGACTACTTTGTTGTATTGGTCGGAGATATGATCACAGAGGAAGCCCTTCCAACTTACCAGACTATGCTAAACACCCTTGATGGTGTTCGTGATGAAACAGGTGCCAGTCTTACCCCTTGGGCTATTTGGACAAGGGCATGGACAGCAGAAGAAAATAGGCATGGTGACCTTCTTAACAAGTACCTTTATCTTTCTGGACGAGTTGACATGAAGCAAATTGAAAAAACAATTCAGTACCTGATTGGTTCTGGGATG GATCCTCGCACAGAAAACAACCCGTACCTGGGTTTCATCTACACTTCGTTCCAGGAGAGGGCAACTTTCATTTCCCATGGCAACACAGCTAGGCATGCAAAGGAGCATGGTGATCTGAAACTAGCTCAGATATGTGGCATAATTGCATCAGATGAGAAGCGCCATGAAACTGCTTACACCAAGATTGTGGAGAAGCTATTTGAAGTTGATCCAAATGGCACAGTCTTGGCTCTTGCTGACATGATGAGGAAAAAAATCTCCATGCCAGCTCACCTCATGTACGATGGCAGGGACGATAATCTTTTTGAACATTTCTCTGCCGTGGCTCAGCGACTTGGAGTATATACAGCTAAGGACTATGCAGATATACTGGAATTTTTGGTCGGTAGGTGGGAGGTGGAAAAAATGACTGGTCTTTCCGGTGAGGGGTGTAAAGCACAAGATTATGTGTGTGGACTGGCTCCACGGATTAGGAGATTGGAAGAGAGAGCACAAGCAAGGGCCAAGCAGCGAAATGATGTTCCTTTTAGCTGGGTTTTCGGCAGAGAAATTAAACTTTGA